The Epilithonimonas zeae genome contains a region encoding:
- a CDS encoding GNAT family N-acetyltransferase: MNFKIVEYKDSHKNEILSVWEKSVKATHHFLLESDFEEYKKILQNFDFKDLNVFCLEEKDEIIGFIGIHSEKIEMLFLNPDYIGKGLGKQLIDFAFSNFDIQYVDVNEQNPNATEFYKKIGFETFDRTEKDDMGKPYPILKMKLKK, encoded by the coding sequence ATGAACTTCAAAATAGTTGAATACAAAGATTCTCATAAAAACGAAATCCTTTCTGTTTGGGAAAAATCTGTAAAAGCAACGCATCATTTTTTGCTGGAATCCGATTTTGAAGAGTACAAAAAGATTCTGCAGAATTTCGATTTCAAAGATTTAAATGTTTTCTGTCTCGAAGAAAAAGATGAAATTATAGGTTTTATCGGCATTCATTCAGAAAAAATAGAAATGCTTTTTCTCAATCCAGATTACATCGGAAAAGGATTAGGCAAACAATTAATAGATTTTGCATTTTCGAATTTTGACATTCAATATGTTGATGTTAACGAGCAAAATCCAAATGCAACAGAATTCTACAAAAAGATAGGATTCGAGACCTTTGACAGAACGGAGAAAGACGATATGGGAAAACCTTATCCAATTCTCAAAATGAAACTTAAAAAATAA
- a CDS encoding DUF3822 family protein, with amino-acid sequence MRKLSLLFTKDGLQWQISKSKKVLEEKIWLKDEETPKNLVEEKLNEVFASEKFSEISVISAINHFSIVEEGFDQHDLGYDLISYNADVKRDSEELMLSVNKKFGIQFYYSFPKDFYHKIKQLEIPVHFNFSGEKFLNSLNVKNRKEIHVNLYHQQAEFFAIENKKVVLYNNLDAASEVDFLYFIMFTLSKIDFGISETHFYIYGETTENETFISEMQKFVPNLKIVFDNLHKKNFVLN; translated from the coding sequence ATGAGGAAATTATCCTTGCTTTTTACGAAAGATGGTTTGCAATGGCAGATTTCTAAATCCAAAAAGGTTTTAGAAGAAAAAATCTGGCTGAAAGATGAAGAAACGCCAAAAAATCTGGTGGAAGAGAAACTAAATGAGGTTTTTGCTTCTGAGAAGTTTTCTGAAATCTCTGTGATATCGGCTATCAATCATTTTTCGATTGTGGAAGAAGGTTTTGACCAGCACGATTTGGGATATGATTTGATTTCCTATAATGCCGATGTAAAAAGAGATTCTGAGGAACTGATGCTTTCTGTAAATAAGAAATTTGGAATTCAGTTTTATTATAGTTTTCCAAAGGATTTTTATCACAAAATAAAGCAGTTAGAAATTCCAGTTCATTTCAATTTTTCAGGTGAAAAGTTCCTGAATTCTTTGAATGTAAAAAACCGAAAAGAAATCCACGTGAATCTTTATCATCAGCAGGCAGAATTTTTTGCAATTGAGAATAAAAAAGTGGTTCTTTATAACAATTTAGATGCAGCTTCGGAAGTAGATTTCTTGTATTTTATAATGTTTACGCTAAGTAAAATCGATTTCGGAATTTCTGAAACTCACTTTTATATCTATGGCGAAACTACTGAGAATGAAACTTTCATTTCGGAAATGCAGAAATTCGTTCCAAATTTGAAAATTGTTTTTGATAATCTTCATAAAAAGAATTTTGTCCTGAATTAA
- a CDS encoding thioredoxin family protein — translation MNKISFFLILLVSQLSFSQQTIKFEDSDFATILAKAKAEKKIVFLDAYAAWCGPCKLMEKNVFTDKNVADYYNKNFINAHFDMEKGEGPSLASKYGIRSYPTLLFLNGEGEIVGKELGYIKTEEFLELGKKNNNPSLVNTNLKDEFLKGKLDQAALLNFINLYASKDPILAKQASEKYFAKKKDKEFSGEEVNALLNFTQSVDDANYKVFVANKEGITKLLPEQNYKQFDSYLKLMKLVTSATDEKTKTIDDAKILKEGEGLFPKEELTKSLNLYKLNYYSAHDNFPAYEKTAIEYYKNPEEFNANELLAAASTISGKSKDVKSLQAASRWAEKVVMSSENFDSTSILATLYDKLGKKEEAKMFAGMAANFAKDENKDATKMNEILNKK, via the coding sequence ATGAACAAGATATCATTTTTCTTAATATTACTAGTTTCTCAATTGAGTTTTTCTCAACAGACCATCAAATTTGAAGATTCTGATTTTGCAACAATCCTAGCTAAAGCTAAAGCTGAGAAAAAAATAGTTTTTCTGGATGCATACGCAGCTTGGTGTGGACCTTGTAAGTTGATGGAGAAAAACGTTTTTACAGACAAGAACGTTGCAGACTATTACAACAAGAATTTCATCAATGCGCATTTTGATATGGAAAAAGGTGAAGGACCAAGTCTGGCTTCAAAATATGGAATCAGAAGTTATCCAACTTTGTTATTTTTAAATGGAGAAGGCGAAATCGTTGGTAAAGAATTAGGTTATATCAAGACTGAAGAATTTCTGGAATTAGGTAAAAAAAACAATAACCCGAGTTTGGTTAATACAAACCTGAAAGATGAATTTCTGAAAGGAAAATTAGACCAAGCAGCTTTACTTAATTTCATTAATCTATATGCAAGCAAAGACCCGATTTTAGCAAAGCAAGCTTCAGAAAAATATTTTGCGAAGAAAAAAGACAAAGAGTTTTCTGGCGAAGAGGTTAATGCTCTTTTGAATTTCACTCAATCTGTTGATGATGCTAATTACAAAGTTTTTGTAGCAAACAAAGAGGGAATTACAAAGCTTCTTCCGGAACAAAATTATAAGCAGTTTGATAGTTATCTTAAATTGATGAAACTGGTAACGTCTGCAACAGACGAAAAAACCAAAACAATCGACGATGCAAAAATTCTGAAAGAAGGAGAAGGTCTATTCCCAAAAGAAGAATTGACGAAAAGCCTGAATCTTTACAAATTGAACTATTACTCAGCTCACGATAATTTTCCAGCTTACGAAAAAACAGCTATAGAATATTACAAAAATCCTGAGGAATTCAACGCTAATGAATTGTTAGCTGCAGCAAGTACAATCAGTGGAAAATCTAAAGATGTCAAGTCTCTTCAAGCGGCATCACGTTGGGCGGAGAAAGTGGTTATGTCTTCAGAAAACTTTGATTCTACAAGTATTTTGGCAACATTATATGACAAATTAGGTAAAAAAGAAGAAGCCAAAATGTTTGCAGGAATGGCAGCTAATTTTGCAAAAGATGAAAACAAAGATGCCACAAAAATGAACGAAATCCTGAACAAAAAATAA
- a CDS encoding DUF3575 domain-containing protein translates to MKKLLLLSFIGIITYGFSQKNETYIKANALFLPVGMLNVGVEHGFSDHITGQADLFVSPWKSFAGKHAQVYMLGFNGRYYFNEAFKKFYVGVDFSLARFNIQKWGYWNDNFYVHKNGVVTPYINSNLYQRGYSFMLGGLAGYQFTLGERWNLDLYLGLGTMQSFYKGYDKLSGDRYDTEGDSMGRETNRSGELLPYKGGIMISYKL, encoded by the coding sequence ATGAAAAAACTTTTATTGCTGAGTTTTATTGGCATTATCACTTACGGCTTTTCGCAAAAAAATGAAACTTATATCAAAGCCAATGCTTTATTTCTTCCAGTAGGAATGCTGAATGTAGGCGTAGAACACGGCTTCTCAGATCATATTACTGGACAGGCGGATTTATTTGTTTCTCCTTGGAAATCGTTCGCAGGAAAACACGCACAAGTTTATATGTTGGGGTTCAATGGAAGATATTATTTTAATGAAGCTTTCAAAAAATTCTATGTTGGCGTTGATTTTTCATTGGCGAGATTCAATATCCAAAAGTGGGGATATTGGAATGATAATTTTTATGTTCATAAAAATGGAGTGGTGACGCCATATATTAATTCTAATTTATATCAAAGAGGATATTCATTTATGTTAGGCGGATTAGCTGGCTATCAGTTTACTCTGGGTGAAAGATGGAATCTTGATCTATATCTTGGTCTTGGGACGATGCAAAGTTTTTATAAAGGCTATGATAAGCTGAGTGGCGACCGCTACGATACAGAAGGAGATTCTATGGGTAGAGAAACGAACAGGAGTGGTGAGTTGCTTCCTTACAAAGGTGGGATAATGATTTCTTATAAACTTTAA
- a CDS encoding UDP-2,3-diacylglucosamine diphosphatase, translating to MQIDLQSGKKIYFASDQHFGVPDLQQSRIREERFIRWLDQIKRDAQILFLMGDLFDFWHEWKYVVPKGYIRVLGKIAELKDSGIDIYFFVGNHDLWMKNYFEVELGIPVFFEKRYYEINGKQFLLAHGDGLGPGDKGYKRMKKVFTNPLAQWAFRWLHPDIAMKIANYMSQKNKMISGVGDQKFLGEDKEFLILYSKEKLKTEKIDYFVYGHRHLPMVLDLDKGAKYINLGDWISYFTYGVFDGENFELNKFEG from the coding sequence ATGCAGATCGATCTACAATCTGGTAAAAAAATATATTTCGCTTCCGATCAGCATTTCGGAGTTCCTGATTTGCAACAAAGCCGAATTAGGGAAGAGAGATTTATTCGTTGGTTGGATCAAATCAAAAGAGATGCACAAATTCTTTTCTTGATGGGCGACCTTTTTGATTTTTGGCACGAGTGGAAATATGTTGTCCCCAAAGGCTATATCAGGGTTTTAGGAAAAATTGCCGAGTTGAAAGATTCGGGAATTGATATTTATTTCTTTGTTGGGAATCACGATTTGTGGATGAAAAATTATTTCGAAGTTGAATTGGGAATTCCTGTTTTCTTCGAAAAAAGATATTATGAAATTAATGGTAAGCAATTTCTTTTAGCGCACGGCGATGGACTTGGGCCTGGTGACAAAGGCTACAAAAGAATGAAAAAAGTCTTTACCAATCCTCTTGCTCAATGGGCTTTCAGATGGTTACATCCAGATATCGCAATGAAAATTGCCAACTATATGTCGCAGAAAAATAAGATGATCTCTGGTGTTGGAGATCAAAAGTTTTTAGGTGAAGATAAAGAGTTTTTGATTCTCTATTCAAAAGAAAAACTGAAGACAGAAAAAATCGATTATTTTGTTTACGGTCATCGCCATTTGCCAATGGTTTTGGATTTGGACAAAGGAGCGAAATATATCAATCTTGGAGACTGGATTTCTTATTTCACTTATGGCGTTTTTGATGGAGAAAATTTTGAATTGAATAAATTCGAAGGATAA
- a CDS encoding LuxE/PaaK family acyltransferase: MKQNIFDIKTEEEFQAACLETFIYQYENVEVYRKFVDYLNIDPLTIKQTSEIPFLPIEMFKNHLVLDENSNAENYFQSSGTTQMNRSKHYIADFSIYEESIYKSFEQFIGKPEDYIFLGLLPNYSENPHSSLIYMIDFLMKKSDKPENGYFLYNHQELFDLLQTLTDKKVILFGVSFALLDFLDYCNSNSKTLQFSNFLTVIETGGMKGRKEEMTKDELLKIFQEGFKTEKIYSEYSMTELLSQAYSLGENIYKSPNWMRILIRNTEDPFSYIEDGRTGAINIIDLANKHSCSFIATQDLGNVKDDTFQVLGRIDHSDIRGCSLLVS; encoded by the coding sequence ATGAAGCAGAATATTTTTGATATTAAAACAGAAGAAGAATTCCAGGCGGCTTGTTTGGAAACTTTTATTTATCAATATGAGAATGTTGAAGTTTACAGAAAGTTTGTAGATTATCTCAACATTGATCCATTAACCATAAAACAAACTTCTGAAATTCCGTTTCTACCGATTGAGATGTTTAAAAATCATTTGGTTTTGGATGAAAATTCTAATGCAGAGAATTATTTTCAAAGTTCCGGAACAACACAAATGAATCGCTCCAAACATTACATTGCTGATTTTTCTATTTACGAAGAAAGTATTTACAAAAGCTTTGAGCAATTCATTGGAAAGCCTGAAGATTATATTTTTTTAGGTTTACTTCCTAATTATTCTGAAAATCCACATTCCTCTTTGATTTATATGATTGATTTTTTGATGAAAAAATCAGATAAACCAGAGAACGGTTATTTCCTTTACAATCATCAGGAATTATTTGACTTGCTTCAAACTTTAACGGATAAAAAAGTAATTCTATTTGGTGTTTCTTTCGCATTATTAGATTTCTTAGATTATTGCAACTCAAACTCTAAAACTCTCCAATTCTCCAACTTTCTCACAGTGATAGAAACTGGCGGAATGAAAGGGAGAAAAGAAGAGATGACGAAAGATGAACTGTTGAAAATATTCCAAGAAGGCTTCAAAACAGAAAAAATTTATTCAGAATATTCGATGACAGAGTTGTTGTCTCAGGCTTATTCTCTAGGCGAAAATATCTATAAAAGCCCCAATTGGATGAGAATTCTCATCCGAAATACCGAAGATCCTTTTTCATATATTGAGGACGGAAGAACGGGCGCAATTAATATCATAGATTTGGCAAATAAACATTCTTGTTCATTTATTGCAACTCAGGATTTAGGAAACGTTAAGGATGATACGTTTCAGGTTTTGGGAAGAATCGATCATTCTGATATCCGAGGCTGCAGTCTTTTGGTTTCCTGA
- a CDS encoding DUF5715 family protein, protein MRFLLLIFLLSFSLFKSQECYDLKTVLKVEPTELYKPHLLASQNFGVKILQNTKTVDKNIANGKFVKVKKKSRGYRLQTLEYSRPYLVKKARTTLERMANDFAAKTKSFFVVSSVTRTLEDQCRLRKVNSNASLGISSHNYGAAFDISYVRFDHKLKVNPKLEKELEKVLTEYKNLGKIFYIKEKQQSCYHVTVRNY, encoded by the coding sequence ATGAGGTTTTTATTATTAATTTTTCTACTCTCTTTTTCTCTTTTCAAATCTCAAGAATGCTATGATTTGAAGACAGTTTTGAAAGTTGAGCCTACAGAATTATACAAACCCCATTTATTAGCTTCACAGAATTTCGGAGTTAAGATTCTTCAAAATACAAAGACTGTTGATAAGAACATTGCCAATGGAAAATTTGTGAAAGTGAAGAAAAAATCAAGAGGTTACAGATTGCAGACTTTAGAATATAGCCGACCATATTTGGTTAAGAAGGCAAGAACAACTTTGGAAAGGATGGCGAATGATTTTGCTGCAAAAACAAAAAGTTTCTTTGTTGTTTCATCTGTTACTAGAACTTTGGAAGACCAATGCAGATTAAGAAAAGTGAATTCTAATGCGTCTTTGGGAATCAGTTCTCATAATTACGGCGCTGCGTTTGATATTTCGTATGTTAGATTTGACCACAAATTGAAAGTCAATCCAAAATTGGAAAAAGAATTGGAGAAAGTTTTGACAGAGTATAAAAATCTTGGTAAAATCTTTTATATTAAGGAGAAGCAGCAAAGCTGTTATCACGTTACAGTTCGTAACTACTAA
- the aqpZ gene encoding aquaporin Z gives MVSTTSKFVAEMIGTMVLVLMGCGSAVIAGADGTTGVGLLGISFAFGLSVVAMAYAIGHISGCHINPAISLAMVAAGRMKLGEALYYIVAQIIGAIIGAGILYVIFTNHPGAELGPWALGSNGWGTGYLDEYTTVAALVAEFVFTFIFLMVILGSTSTKNIHGGFAGLAIGLSLVLIHIVGIKITGVSVNPARSIGPALFAGGEALSQLWLFIVAPILGGVFAAFTYNLLIEKPEKL, from the coding sequence ATGGTATCAACAACTTCAAAATTTGTTGCCGAAATGATTGGCACAATGGTTCTTGTATTAATGGGCTGCGGCAGTGCAGTGATTGCTGGCGCTGATGGAACAACTGGTGTCGGGCTTCTGGGAATTTCTTTTGCATTTGGTTTGAGTGTGGTCGCAATGGCATACGCTATCGGACACATTTCCGGATGTCACATCAATCCTGCTATTTCATTGGCGATGGTTGCGGCTGGCAGAATGAAATTGGGAGAAGCTTTGTACTACATCGTTGCTCAGATAATCGGAGCTATTATTGGTGCAGGAATACTGTATGTCATTTTTACCAATCATCCAGGTGCTGAATTAGGACCTTGGGCTTTGGGTTCTAATGGCTGGGGAACTGGCTATCTGGATGAATATACAACTGTAGCTGCTTTGGTTGCTGAGTTTGTTTTCACATTCATCTTCTTGATGGTAATTCTGGGATCTACTTCTACTAAGAATATCCACGGAGGCTTTGCTGGTCTGGCAATTGGACTTTCTTTGGTTCTGATTCACATTGTCGGAATCAAAATTACAGGTGTTTCTGTAAATCCTGCAAGAAGTATTGGTCCAGCACTATTTGCTGGTGGAGAAGCACTGTCACAACTTTGGCTGTTTATTGTAGCGCCAATTCTGGGTGGAGTTTTTGCAGCCTTCACTTATAATTTATTGATTGAAAAACCTGAAAAACTATAA
- a CDS encoding LLM class flavin-dependent oxidoreductase, protein MALKYSILDLATIVKGDDINKTFQKSVKSAQHAEQLGFTRYWFSEHHNFPNVASASTSVLIGHIASQTTTLRVGSGGIMLPNHSTLSVAEQFGTLDGLFPGRIDLGLGRAPGTDMLTATALRGNNFNPNYNFEFHIKELQKYLSNENAEAKVRAIPGEGADVPLYILGSSTDSAFLAAKLGLPYAFAAHFAPSQLEVALEIYREHFQPSEFLDEPYVMICINIIAADSVDEAHYLSTSHFQAFVNILTDQRQPLLPPDETELAGISDEVALHLNRMAAKTFVGDKETLKEKLTKFRKDYKPDEIIVSGNIFDFDKKQRSYEIASEVIKSL, encoded by the coding sequence ATGGCTTTAAAATATTCAATTCTCGATTTGGCAACTATTGTCAAAGGCGATGATATCAATAAAACATTTCAGAAATCGGTGAAATCTGCACAACACGCAGAACAACTTGGATTTACAAGATATTGGTTCTCGGAGCATCATAATTTCCCTAATGTTGCGAGCGCTTCAACATCGGTATTAATTGGTCATATTGCTTCACAAACCACAACTTTACGAGTTGGTTCCGGAGGTATTATGCTGCCCAACCATTCCACTTTATCTGTCGCAGAGCAATTTGGAACTTTGGATGGATTGTTTCCTGGCAGAATTGATTTGGGATTGGGAAGAGCACCAGGAACGGATATGTTGACAGCAACTGCATTGAGAGGAAATAATTTCAATCCGAATTATAATTTTGAATTTCATATTAAAGAACTTCAAAAATATTTATCTAATGAAAATGCTGAAGCGAAAGTACGAGCGATTCCAGGTGAAGGTGCGGATGTTCCGCTTTACATCTTGGGAAGTTCTACAGATTCAGCTTTTTTAGCAGCTAAATTAGGTCTGCCTTACGCTTTTGCAGCCCATTTTGCGCCTTCTCAATTGGAAGTGGCTTTGGAAATCTATAGGGAACATTTTCAGCCCTCTGAATTTCTTGATGAACCTTATGTGATGATTTGTATTAATATTATTGCGGCAGATTCTGTAGATGAAGCTCATTATTTATCAACGTCGCATTTCCAGGCTTTTGTCAATATTTTGACTGACCAAAGACAGCCTCTTTTACCACCAGATGAAACCGAATTGGCTGGTATTTCAGATGAAGTAGCTCTTCATCTCAATAGAATGGCTGCTAAAACATTCGTGGGAGACAAAGAAACTTTGAAAGAAAAACTGACCAAGTTTAGGAAGGATTACAAACCAGATGAGATTATTGTTTCAGGAAACATCTTCGATTTTGATAAAAAACAAAGGTCTTACGAGATAGCTTCAGAAGTTATCAAATCACTATAA
- a CDS encoding CocE/NonD family hydrolase — protein sequence MKKFLVFFCFITVSFGFAQTNSVEDNFTKKEVYIPMRDGTKLFTIIYTPKDISKSNKYPFIMNRTCYSITPYGENNFRKKLSPNPFIEKEKYIFVFQDVRGRYMSEGTFTNMTPQVDHKTKKDVDESTDTYDTIDWLVKNVQNNNGKVGQYGTSYPGFYTAVGTLANHPALVASSPQAPISDFWFDDFHHNGAFLMGYFKTFPVFGVQKTKAEDKSWFVDKMIKPTSDDGYIFYKDMGTLKDGVDKYYKDNFFMQEVVNHPNYDEFWQKRNLLPHLKNINHAVMTVGGWFDAEDLAGPLNIYKTIEKSSPKAKNTIVMGPFSHGGWNREEGKHFHNDIYFGDSIATYYQKNIEQPFFHHYLKEDSKTAAKLPEAYMFDTGKKEWEQFENWPPKQTQKVTFYLDNSGTLAKNILNQVAFSEYTSDPNNPVLSSENYKDMNGFTPRNYMSEDQRFASYRPDVLTFTTDVLDSDVTFAGEILTKLKIATTSTDADFAVKLIDVYPSDEKANPDKPNVVYANYHQMVRSEIMPARFRNSFEKPEALTPNKEEVVNVKLQDVLHTFKKGHKIQIQVQSSWFPLMAINPQKFLENPYKATKEDYTKANIKVYNSSTIEVDVLK from the coding sequence ATGAAAAAGTTCTTAGTGTTTTTCTGTTTTATCACAGTTAGTTTCGGTTTTGCACAAACCAATTCTGTTGAAGACAACTTCACCAAAAAAGAAGTTTATATCCCGATGCGAGACGGAACCAAACTGTTTACGATTATTTACACACCAAAAGACATTTCAAAAAGCAACAAGTATCCATTCATTATGAACAGAACTTGTTACAGTATTACACCTTATGGCGAAAATAACTTCAGAAAAAAATTAAGCCCCAACCCTTTCATCGAAAAAGAAAAATACATCTTTGTTTTTCAGGATGTTCGAGGACGATATATGAGCGAAGGCACTTTCACGAATATGACGCCACAAGTGGACCACAAAACCAAAAAAGATGTGGACGAAAGCACCGACACTTATGATACTATAGATTGGTTGGTTAAAAACGTTCAGAATAACAACGGAAAAGTTGGGCAATACGGAACTTCTTATCCTGGATTTTACACAGCAGTCGGAACTTTAGCGAACCATCCTGCTTTGGTAGCTTCGTCTCCTCAAGCTCCTATTTCAGATTTTTGGTTTGACGATTTCCATCACAATGGTGCATTCTTGATGGGTTATTTCAAAACGTTTCCAGTGTTCGGAGTTCAGAAAACTAAAGCTGAAGACAAAAGCTGGTTCGTTGATAAAATGATAAAACCAACTTCTGATGACGGTTACATTTTCTACAAAGATATGGGAACATTGAAAGATGGTGTGGATAAATACTATAAAGACAATTTCTTTATGCAGGAAGTTGTGAATCATCCCAACTATGATGAGTTCTGGCAAAAAAGAAATCTTTTACCTCATCTTAAAAATATCAACCACGCTGTGATGACAGTTGGCGGCTGGTTTGATGCAGAAGATTTAGCTGGTCCGCTTAACATTTATAAAACCATTGAGAAATCTAGTCCGAAAGCAAAGAACACGATTGTGATGGGACCTTTCTCCCACGGAGGCTGGAACAGAGAAGAAGGGAAACATTTTCATAATGACATTTATTTCGGAGACAGCATCGCTACTTATTATCAGAAAAATATAGAACAACCATTCTTTCATCATTATTTGAAAGAAGATTCTAAAACTGCGGCAAAACTTCCGGAAGCTTATATGTTTGACACCGGAAAAAAAGAATGGGAACAATTTGAAAACTGGCCGCCAAAACAAACTCAAAAAGTTACTTTTTATCTTGATAATTCTGGAACATTAGCTAAAAACATTCTGAATCAGGTTGCATTTTCAGAATATACTTCTGACCCCAACAATCCGGTTTTAAGCAGCGAGAATTACAAAGATATGAATGGATTCACACCAAGGAATTATATGAGCGAAGACCAGAGATTTGCGAGTTACAGACCAGATGTTTTAACTTTTACAACGGATGTTCTAGATAGCGATGTTACTTTTGCCGGAGAGATTTTAACTAAACTGAAAATAGCTACCACTTCCACCGATGCAGATTTTGCAGTTAAATTAATTGATGTTTATCCTTCTGATGAGAAAGCAAATCCAGACAAACCCAATGTCGTTTATGCCAACTATCATCAAATGGTAAGAAGCGAAATAATGCCGGCAAGATTCCGTAATAGTTTTGAAAAACCGGAAGCTTTGACTCCAAATAAAGAAGAAGTTGTGAATGTAAAATTGCAGGACGTTTTGCACACTTTCAAAAAAGGACATAAAATCCAGATTCAGGTTCAGAGTAGTTGGTTTCCTTTGATGGCCATCAATCCTCAGAAATTTCTTGAAAATCCTTACAAAGCAACCAAGGAAGATTATACAAAAGCCAATATCAAAGTTTACAACAGCAGTACAATTGAAGTTGACGTTCTGAAATAA
- a CDS encoding prolyl oligopeptidase family serine peptidase gives MDIYLPANRTNNTPFVVNIHGGAWTVGDKSTDTSLSKYLLSRGIAVANINYRYANNNTHLSELLDDVDKIFKYLITHSKEWNTRSTGFSITGQSSGAHVSLMYAYTKSDKIKAIVDRCGPTDFTDTSTLWQLDNQNLMDAVNKMSGNKTVWKEGNPIPELYIKSSPVKFVKKIPILMIHGDKDPIVPIKQSFNLIEALKEENVPYKLLIFQGADHSLDALPGNSVKKITSTADWIIKYGKN, from the coding sequence ATGGACATCTACTTACCCGCCAACAGAACAAATAATACACCTTTTGTAGTAAATATTCACGGAGGAGCGTGGACCGTAGGTGATAAAAGCACTGACACTTCTTTATCAAAATATTTGCTTTCAAGAGGAATAGCGGTTGCCAACATCAATTACAGATACGCTAATAATAACACACATCTTTCAGAACTCTTAGATGATGTAGATAAGATCTTCAAATATTTGATCACACATTCCAAAGAATGGAACACCAGAAGCACAGGTTTTTCTATAACCGGACAAAGTTCTGGCGCACACGTTTCTCTAATGTATGCCTATACTAAGTCAGATAAAATCAAAGCTATTGTTGATCGTTGCGGACCAACCGATTTTACCGATACCTCCACACTTTGGCAGCTGGATAATCAAAATCTTATGGATGCTGTCAACAAAATGTCTGGTAACAAAACTGTTTGGAAAGAAGGCAATCCAATTCCTGAACTTTATATTAAATCGAGTCCCGTAAAATTTGTAAAAAAGATTCCAATTCTAATGATACACGGCGACAAAGATCCGATTGTTCCTATCAAACAATCCTTTAATTTGATAGAGGCTTTGAAAGAAGAAAATGTACCTTATAAATTGTTGATTTTTCAAGGAGCAGATCATTCATTAGATGCCCTACCTGGTAATTCTGTTAAAAAAATTACTTCTACTGCAGACTGGATCATTAAATATGGCAAAAATTAA